One Streptomyces sp. V4I8 genomic window carries:
- a CDS encoding CHAT domain-containing protein, whose protein sequence is MYDDVRLVVENFESSADVGALLAAALPPPSQCPPHLLPHLAQAYWLRYRAQSGFDGLIDREFWASLVGGDADPAVAAVTAAEQYRELVEARADFLECQDPESLVDFVNAYTALLDAVDDERMKAALTVDQCALLLMLDEYDGTNDYAEKVLNALSWALDRTPHGDPQRARRLVDRARAQANAGRRRGQVLADYRAAAQLALRERPVWRDVVVELAQYESDLYAHGAAPIYLAGAFVTCRDLADALERDFGNTMTLSALAQLEHEVSSRIGPDVARFLRTCHRDPSVLQAQRDKVTALLRQNIGPGVLVERRDQAWLLAIGLPLDHEDRSGALLDLYHQHIDLWELGGDTEAIGLAYDTVFEAMLTTSPDARRAELLKALAHAAATISVQTGSPEDATVAVAAARALLEMPARDEEQRALWLATLASALVEQFERGANPAAGREAVTVAEEAVALTAPGEENLPLRWSTLSMAARAVAESGDHGLFAQAVEAGAQAVATIPADDLRRIGMLYNYAAAVQTQAVTTGATDAEPFREAERAYRAALALLAPDHPDTPRIESTIADVLYHRYHQCGDLDALDDSLDLAEKAVRETPRDHHWWPLRAFALARSARALATFGGPRADELREQAITYYRAVGTHPAATAQHRMMCEQGQAAMLAEADPATVLNALERVIAAIPAAVSRALPRTQRLRAVRQLDGLADQVVDAGLRSGELDRALELLEQCRAVLFGDAWGIRRGWAKLVEIRPELAEELSQVEKDLANADSYSDLTFQIEVEYRGQTSTRDWDPRPQAVERIRRLAARRDNLIETARAVRGFENLLIPPDLEMLRERLIGHTVVIVSTAGTALVVPGDYLQPVETVPLRQLTASTARAQVRKVRAAIADVKAPECSFDRREQAQLDVHAVLEWLWDTTAGPILDRVADSRLWWCPIGVMAGLPLHAAGRHRDRAGRTVFDRVVSSYTPSLTALADTVTMPTPRHARPTALAVGVGEREGVPTLTSARDEAEAVAALLPGSTVLVDSAASADAIKDGLHDHAIAHFACHGRAVSSAEHPDLGGLMLNNGMFVPSFVRDLRTTQAQLAFLSACDTASPDPALLDEPLNLASAFHLAGFRGVIGTLWHTADSTETAVAVYEALTAHGTRPADTARAATALTETSRRMRDAYPAVPTRWAAHVHVGD, encoded by the coding sequence GTGTACGACGATGTCCGGTTGGTGGTCGAGAACTTCGAGTCTTCCGCTGACGTCGGCGCACTGCTCGCCGCCGCCCTCCCGCCGCCCTCGCAGTGCCCGCCGCACCTGCTGCCGCACCTCGCGCAGGCGTACTGGCTCCGCTACCGCGCGCAGAGCGGGTTCGACGGCTTGATCGACCGGGAGTTCTGGGCGTCCCTCGTGGGCGGGGACGCTGATCCCGCGGTCGCCGCCGTCACCGCCGCCGAGCAGTACCGGGAGCTGGTGGAGGCACGGGCGGATTTCCTCGAATGCCAGGACCCCGAGTCGCTCGTCGACTTCGTGAACGCCTACACCGCGTTGCTGGACGCTGTGGACGACGAGAGGATGAAGGCCGCGCTCACCGTCGACCAGTGCGCCTTGCTACTCATGCTCGACGAGTACGACGGCACGAACGACTACGCCGAGAAGGTCCTCAACGCGCTGAGCTGGGCGCTGGACCGCACGCCCCACGGCGACCCGCAACGAGCCCGCCGGCTGGTCGATCGCGCCCGCGCGCAAGCGAACGCGGGCAGGCGACGAGGGCAGGTGCTCGCCGACTACCGGGCCGCCGCCCAGCTGGCACTGCGCGAGCGCCCCGTGTGGCGCGATGTCGTGGTCGAGCTCGCGCAGTACGAGTCCGACCTCTACGCGCACGGCGCCGCGCCGATCTATCTGGCCGGCGCGTTCGTCACCTGCCGCGACCTCGCCGACGCGCTGGAGCGGGATTTCGGCAACACGATGACCCTGTCCGCGCTCGCCCAGCTCGAACATGAGGTCAGCAGCCGAATCGGGCCGGACGTGGCGCGTTTCCTGCGGACCTGCCACCGCGATCCCAGCGTTCTGCAGGCGCAGCGCGACAAGGTCACGGCCCTGCTGCGGCAGAACATCGGGCCCGGCGTGCTGGTGGAACGGCGAGACCAGGCGTGGTTGCTCGCCATCGGGCTGCCGCTCGACCACGAGGACAGGTCGGGCGCGCTGCTGGACCTCTATCACCAGCACATCGACCTCTGGGAGCTCGGCGGGGACACCGAGGCGATCGGGCTCGCCTACGACACGGTCTTCGAAGCGATGCTCACCACCTCACCCGACGCTCGCAGAGCCGAGCTGTTGAAGGCGCTCGCCCATGCCGCGGCGACCATCTCCGTACAGACCGGCTCCCCCGAGGACGCGACAGTCGCGGTCGCCGCGGCACGCGCCCTGCTGGAGATGCCTGCCCGCGACGAGGAGCAGCGAGCACTGTGGCTCGCCACCCTGGCATCCGCGCTGGTCGAGCAGTTCGAACGCGGCGCCAACCCGGCGGCCGGCCGGGAGGCCGTCACCGTCGCGGAGGAGGCCGTTGCGCTGACCGCACCCGGCGAAGAGAACCTCCCGCTTCGCTGGTCGACCTTGTCCATGGCTGCGCGGGCGGTGGCCGAGTCCGGGGACCACGGCCTGTTCGCCCAGGCCGTCGAGGCGGGGGCCCAGGCGGTGGCCACGATCCCCGCGGACGACCTGCGCCGTATCGGGATGCTCTACAACTACGCCGCCGCCGTGCAGACGCAGGCGGTCACCACCGGCGCGACGGACGCCGAGCCGTTCCGCGAGGCCGAACGCGCCTACCGCGCCGCGCTCGCACTGCTGGCTCCCGACCACCCCGACACCCCGCGCATCGAAAGCACGATCGCCGACGTGCTCTACCACCGGTACCACCAGTGCGGCGACCTCGACGCACTGGACGACTCGCTCGACCTCGCCGAGAAAGCCGTTCGTGAGACGCCGCGCGACCACCACTGGTGGCCGCTGCGGGCGTTCGCACTCGCGCGCTCGGCCCGTGCGCTGGCGACGTTCGGCGGGCCGCGCGCCGACGAGCTGCGCGAACAGGCGATCACTTACTACCGGGCGGTCGGCACACACCCGGCCGCCACCGCTCAGCACCGGATGATGTGCGAGCAGGGGCAGGCCGCGATGCTCGCCGAGGCGGATCCGGCGACGGTGCTGAACGCGCTGGAACGCGTGATCGCCGCCATTCCCGCGGCGGTCAGCCGGGCGCTGCCGCGAACCCAGCGGCTGCGGGCCGTGCGGCAGTTGGACGGGCTCGCCGACCAGGTGGTGGACGCCGGGCTGCGATCGGGCGAGCTGGACCGGGCGCTGGAGCTGCTCGAACAGTGCCGGGCCGTGCTGTTCGGCGATGCGTGGGGAATCCGCCGCGGCTGGGCGAAGCTGGTCGAGATCCGGCCGGAGCTCGCCGAGGAGCTCAGCCAGGTGGAGAAGGATCTCGCCAACGCCGACTCCTACTCCGACCTGACGTTCCAGATCGAGGTGGAATACCGCGGCCAAACCTCCACCAGGGACTGGGATCCGCGACCGCAGGCCGTTGAACGGATCAGGCGGCTCGCGGCGCGGCGGGACAACCTGATCGAGACCGCGCGGGCGGTGCGGGGGTTCGAGAACCTGCTGATACCGCCGGACCTTGAGATGCTGCGCGAGCGCCTGATCGGGCACACCGTGGTGATCGTCAGCACGGCGGGCACCGCGCTCGTCGTTCCCGGCGACTACCTGCAGCCCGTCGAGACCGTGCCGCTGCGGCAGCTGACCGCAAGCACGGCCCGTGCCCAGGTCAGGAAAGTGCGGGCGGCGATCGCTGACGTGAAGGCCCCCGAGTGCTCGTTCGACCGGCGCGAGCAGGCCCAGCTGGACGTGCACGCGGTGCTGGAGTGGTTGTGGGACACCACGGCCGGGCCGATATTGGACCGGGTCGCGGACTCGCGGCTGTGGTGGTGCCCGATCGGCGTCATGGCAGGGCTGCCGCTGCACGCAGCGGGCAGGCACCGCGACCGTGCCGGGCGGACCGTGTTCGACCGCGTTGTCTCTTCGTACACGCCGTCGCTCACCGCGCTGGCCGACACCGTCACCATGCCCACGCCGCGCCACGCCCGTCCCACCGCGCTCGCCGTCGGCGTGGGCGAGCGTGAAGGCGTGCCCACGCTGACGAGCGCCCGCGACGAGGCCGAGGCGGTGGCCGCGCTATTGCCCGGCTCTACTGTGCTCGTCGATTCCGCTGCCTCCGCGGACGCCATCAAGGATGGCCTGCACGACCATGCGATCGCCCACTTCGCCTGCCACGGCCGTGCGGTGAGCTCCGCCGAGCACCCCGACCTCGGCGGGCTGATGCTCAACAACGGGATGTTCGTGCCGTCGTTCGTGCGCGACTTGCGCACCACGCAGGCGCAGCTCGCGTTCCTGTCCGCGTGCGACACGGCCAGTCCCGACCCGGCGCTGCTGGACGAGCCGCTGAACCTGGCATCGGCGTTCCACCTCGCCGGCTTCCGCGGCGTCATCGGCACGCTGTGGCACACCGCGGACAGCACCGAGACGGCCGTGGCGGTGTACGAGGCGCTCACCGCGCACGGCACCCGGCCCGCCGACACCGCCCGGGCGGCCACCGCGCTCACCGAGACCTCCCGTCGCATGAGGGACGCCTACCCGGCCGTGCCGACGCGGTGGGCCGCGCACGTGCACGTCGGTGACTGA
- a CDS encoding DUF6131 family protein: MIILGIILLVIGLVAGIGILWTIGIILLVIGAVLFLLGSVGRAVGGRRHYW, from the coding sequence ATGATCATTCTCGGTATCATCCTGCTCGTCATCGGTCTCGTGGCGGGGATCGGCATCCTGTGGACGATCGGGATCATCCTGCTCGTCATCGGCGCGGTTCTGTTCCTCCTCGGCTCCGTCGGCCGCGCCGTCGGTGGCAGGCGGCACTACTGGTAG